The following coding sequences are from one Acomys russatus chromosome 16, mAcoRus1.1, whole genome shotgun sequence window:
- the C1ql1 gene encoding C1q-related factor, giving the protein MLLVLVVLIPVLVSSGGPDGHYEMLGTCRMVCDPYPARGPGAGARSDGGEALSEQSGAPPPSTLVQGPQGKPGRTGKPGPPGPPGDRGPPGPVGPPGEKGEPGKPGPPGLPGSGGSGAISTATYTTVPRVAFYAGLKNPHEGYEVLKFDDVVTNLGNNYDAASGKFTCNIPGTYFFTYHVLMRGGDGTSMWADLCKNGQVRASAIAQDADQNYDYASNSVILHLDAGDEVFIKLDGGKAHGGNSNKYSTFSGFIIYSD; this is encoded by the exons ATGCTGCTCGTGCTGGTGGTGCTCATCCCGGTGCTGGTGAGCTCGGGCGGCCCGGACGGCCACTATGAGATGCTGGGCACCTGCCGCATGGTGTGCGACCCCTACCCCGCGCGGGGCCCCGGCGCCGGCGCGCGGTCCGACGGCGGCGAAGCTCTGAGCGAGCAGAGCGGTGCGCCCCCACCCTCCACGCTGGTGCAGGGCCCCCAGGGGAAGCCGGGTCGCACCGGCAAGCCGGGGCCCCCCGGGCCTCCAGGGGACCGGGGTCCTCCGGGTCCTGTGGGGCCGCCTGGGGAGAAGGGTGAACCAGGCAAACCTGGCCCTCCTGGCCTGCCGGGTTCAGGAGGCAGCGGCGCCATCAGCACGGCCACTTATACCACGGTGCCACGCGTGGCCTTCTACGCCGGCCTCAAGAACCCTCATGAGGGTTACGAGGTACTCAAGTTTGACGACGTGGTCACCAACCTGGGCAACAACTATGATGCGGCCAGCGGCAAGTTTACATGCAACATTCCTGGCACCTACTTTTTCACCTACCATGTCCTCATGCGCGGCGGCGACGGTACCAGTATGTGGGCGGACCTCTGCAAGAACGGCCAG GTGCGGGCCAGTGCCATTGCCCAGGACGCAGACCAGAACTACGACTATGCCAGCAATAGCGTGATCCTGCATCTGGACGCAGGCGACGAGGTCTTCATCAAGCTGGATGGAGGCAAAGCGCACGGTGGCAACAGCAACAAATACAGCACTTTCTCTGGCTTCATCATCTACTCGGATTGA